A part of bacterium genomic DNA contains:
- a CDS encoding glycosyltransferase family 39 protein encodes MICDQNLSQRTTKLMSLVILLFTVWLLLYRIGELPPIWYDEGFFLTTAKTFANEGRYGIHLLDYFRIGHISVGPSVILPIACAFKIFGVDLIVARLVMAVFALLSICLVIKLGERLKHSSVGLIAAALIVTDPLQMIGYSAFARNVLGEVAATTYLLTSILIWHAHGAKVGSKQNVISGIFAGLAVSAKPQMLLAVALLVLVRLLFSWHKFKQVKACLLQQLTFVLGFLLIIGMQTVLLIAPVGINAFLEQMGYLSVAATRLIVHAGGKDAVDLGNVVDSQRRVVFFALLAACIFLFRKLNYRNSLLSWEIAAIAIGWQAWFLFVSIGWWRYGFPGYFFTALIIALALYELITVVSAATRLVLIGSLTCLSLFGMRNLINDFINLPADNSAAQITQYINAKIPVAAKIETYEWDIAFLLDRTTRFPPLDVHYKFLNRSLDGTNQDYAYRFWEKDTDYIVVGPFGFLSFEVYPRQALIDYAEPVYGVGKYGLYKLKKTPKG; translated from the coding sequence ATGATTTGTGATCAGAATCTTTCACAGCGTACGACTAAGCTGATGAGCTTGGTAATTTTGCTTTTTACGGTATGGTTACTCCTCTACCGTATCGGCGAGTTGCCTCCGATTTGGTATGACGAAGGTTTTTTTCTTACGACTGCAAAGACATTTGCAAATGAAGGTCGCTACGGAATTCATCTATTAGATTATTTTCGCATTGGGCATATTTCTGTTGGACCAAGCGTGATTCTGCCAATTGCATGCGCATTTAAAATTTTTGGCGTAGATTTGATCGTTGCACGCTTGGTGATGGCAGTCTTTGCGCTGCTTTCAATTTGCTTAGTGATTAAACTCGGTGAAAGATTAAAGCACAGCTCTGTGGGGTTAATTGCTGCTGCGTTAATCGTTACGGACCCACTGCAAATGATTGGCTACTCTGCATTTGCTAGGAATGTGTTGGGAGAAGTTGCGGCCACAACCTATTTACTGACGAGCATCTTAATTTGGCACGCTCATGGCGCGAAGGTCGGCAGTAAGCAAAATGTCATTTCGGGAATATTTGCTGGCCTTGCCGTTTCTGCGAAACCTCAAATGCTTTTAGCGGTCGCGCTATTGGTTTTGGTGCGACTGCTGTTTTCTTGGCATAAATTTAAGCAGGTCAAGGCATGTTTGCTCCAGCAACTTACTTTTGTTCTGGGTTTTTTGCTAATCATTGGCATGCAAACGGTCTTATTAATTGCCCCGGTTGGCATCAATGCTTTTCTTGAACAAATGGGATACTTGTCTGTTGCTGCAACGCGATTAATCGTTCATGCGGGTGGAAAAGATGCAGTCGATTTAGGTAATGTTGTCGACAGTCAACGCCGAGTTGTTTTTTTTGCGCTTCTAGCAGCGTGCATATTTTTATTTCGTAAACTGAACTATCGTAACTCACTGTTGAGCTGGGAGATTGCTGCTATCGCGATTGGTTGGCAAGCGTGGTTTTTGTTTGTCTCAATCGGTTGGTGGCGCTACGGGTTCCCCGGCTATTTCTTTACTGCTTTGATTATTGCTTTGGCACTCTACGAATTGATTACTGTAGTTAGTGCTGCAACGCGCTTAGTCTTAATTGGCTCACTTACTTGTTTAAGCTTATTTGGCATGAGGAATCTGATTAACGATTTTATTAATTTACCTGCTGACAACTCAGCAGCGCAAATTACTCAATATATTAATGCAAAAATTCCTGTCGCGGCGAAGATTGAGACGTATGAGTGGGATATAGCTTTTTTGTTAGATAGAACTACTCGATTTCCGCCATTAGACGTGCACTATAAGTTTTTGAACCGCAGTTTAGATGGAACCAATCAAGATTACGCTTACCGATTTTGGGAAAAAGACACAGATTATATCGTGGTTGGGCCGTTCGGGTTCCTTTCATTTGAGGTCTATCCTAGGCAGGCCTTGATCGATTATGCTGAACCAGTTTATGGGGTTGGAAAATACGGTCTGTATAAACTAAAAAAGACACCAAAGGGATGA
- the rffA gene encoding dTDP-4-amino-4,6-dideoxygalactose transaminase codes for MSTFNSKIPFSKPALGESDIEALIQAARSGSIGGNGAITKELHTAFSKLYPASHSIPTTSCSDALELSMESLRIGPGDEVIVPSFSFPSTANAVVRERANCVFADIKQDDLNIDPQHIESLITSRTRGILVVHYAGVSCDMDAIRQIAKKHGLFVVEDAAQGIGAFWGDEPLGLVSDAGCISFHVTKNLGCGEGGVFLTRDQGLFHTAEIIAEKGTNRAAFIRGQVDKYTWVDIGSSYILSDLLGALLLSQLKRVKEITDDRLHTWEWYRQQLADLSRSGEVQLVKPHAKAIHNGHIFYVLLDPQRRDSILDYMQKNQVQATTHYQPLHASPFARREIYSGKTVPSLPITELVAQSILRFPIYANMTQAEKERVVEVFLQALKET; via the coding sequence TTGAGCACGTTCAATTCAAAAATCCCTTTTTCTAAGCCCGCCTTAGGCGAGTCCGATATCGAGGCGTTAATACAAGCCGCTCGCTCTGGAAGCATTGGTGGAAACGGCGCAATTACTAAAGAATTGCATACTGCCTTTTCTAAGCTCTATCCGGCTTCGCATTCAATTCCCACAACTTCTTGCTCTGACGCATTAGAGCTTTCCATGGAGTCGTTGCGTATTGGACCAGGGGACGAAGTGATTGTTCCGAGTTTTTCATTTCCTTCAACTGCTAATGCTGTTGTGCGAGAACGCGCGAACTGTGTTTTCGCCGATATCAAGCAGGATGATTTAAATATCGATCCCCAGCATATTGAATCACTGATTACGTCACGCACGCGAGGGATTCTCGTTGTCCATTATGCGGGCGTTTCTTGTGATATGGACGCAATTCGCCAAATTGCCAAAAAGCACGGTTTATTTGTGGTTGAAGATGCGGCTCAAGGAATTGGGGCATTTTGGGGAGACGAGCCGCTAGGATTAGTTAGCGATGCTGGCTGCATTAGTTTTCATGTGACTAAAAACCTTGGATGTGGCGAAGGGGGAGTTTTTTTAACTCGCGATCAAGGGCTTTTTCATACTGCTGAAATTATCGCCGAAAAAGGCACAAACCGCGCGGCATTTATCCGCGGACAGGTTGACAAGTATACCTGGGTCGACATTGGAAGCAGTTATATCTTATCTGACTTACTCGGGGCTTTACTGCTCTCGCAGCTCAAACGTGTAAAGGAAATTACAGACGACCGTTTGCATACATGGGAGTGGTATCGCCAACAACTAGCTGATCTTTCTCGTTCCGGTGAAGTGCAATTAGTAAAGCCTCACGCAAAAGCAATTCACAATGGGCACATCTTTTATGTTCTGCTGGATCCGCAGCGCCGCGACAGTATTCTAGATTACATGCAGAAAAATCAAGTTCAAGCCACAACTCATTATCAACCACTGCATGCCTCGCCCTTTGCGCGCCGCGAAATTTATTCAGGCAAAACTGTGCCGTCTTTGCCGATTACAGAACTAGTAGCGCAGTCAATTTTGAGGTTCCCGATCTATGCAAATATGACGCAAGCGGAAAAGGAACGTGTAGTTGAGGTATTTTTACAAGCCCTCAAAGAAACCTAA
- the truB gene encoding tRNA pseudouridine(55) synthase TruB — MISGILLIDKPAGITSFGVVAKIRGILRRELKQKNIKVGHAGTLDPDATGLLIVLIGKATKLQDSFMTLPKTYTGKFKLGVKTNTGDASGEVVESAEIPKDLSSATLLNVAQKLLGKRLQMPPQFSAKKINGQRAYDLARRGEVVKLEPKQIEIFQLDLGFVDQVTLSYALVCSHGTYVRSLAEEVGNALGTVAHALTIRREQIGPYTTVAAKSFQEILDGSGASLLASISSVVEENIQQHVSK, encoded by the coding sequence ATGATTTCTGGAATCTTATTGATTGATAAGCCAGCTGGAATTACTTCCTTTGGGGTAGTCGCTAAAATTCGCGGTATTTTGCGACGTGAACTGAAGCAAAAGAATATTAAAGTCGGCCATGCAGGGACACTAGACCCTGATGCTACGGGGCTGCTGATTGTGCTGATCGGTAAAGCTACAAAGCTACAAGACAGCTTTATGACTTTGCCTAAGACTTATACAGGGAAATTTAAGCTTGGTGTTAAAACTAATACAGGCGATGCATCTGGGGAAGTTGTTGAGAGTGCTGAAATCCCCAAAGATCTATCGAGTGCTACGCTTTTAAATGTAGCGCAGAAGTTGTTAGGTAAGCGCTTGCAGATGCCTCCGCAGTTTTCGGCAAAAAAAATTAATGGTCAGCGCGCCTATGACTTGGCTCGGCGAGGTGAGGTGGTCAAGCTTGAGCCTAAACAAATAGAAATATTCCAACTTGACTTGGGATTTGTTGATCAAGTCACACTTTCATATGCGCTAGTCTGTTCGCACGGAACCTACGTTCGTTCGCTTGCTGAGGAAGTGGGAAATGCACTTGGAACAGTAGCGCATGCCCTAACTATCAGACGTGAGCAGATTGGCCCTTACACGACAGTTGCAGCAAAATCTTTTCAGGAGATTCTCGATGGATCTGGGGCAAGCTTACTTGCTTCGATCTCGTCAGTTGTTGAGGAAAATATCCAACAACATGTTAGTAAATAG
- a CDS encoding DHH family phosphoesterase yields MSITLTLAEICSRIQQANTILVLSHLMPDADAVGSSAGLTRILKAAGKNAYLHFPEKLPQKLEFIVAGIEGIYTLPRTAVDLAIITDTASVKRLAVTDQKYFDSIANNICIDHHASNSGWAKENFIDAEFASTSEIILSLAETLGVYPLSSEIATALLAGVMDDTGSFRYSNTKPETYIHASQLVAFGASPNAISERLYFDVPERVFKLRARALSKVKRLDQTAYVSLTLKDLAETGCIPEDTDGIIDELRSISGVQVAVLIREMSSEDPSQAPGFLWKASLRSKREDIDVNKIAGQFGGGGHPAAAGCKMRGSLEQIEAGLLKAIKEYK; encoded by the coding sequence ATGTCTATAACCTTAACGCTCGCAGAAATTTGCTCACGAATTCAACAGGCAAATACAATTCTAGTGTTAAGTCATCTGATGCCGGATGCTGATGCGGTAGGCAGTAGCGCGGGCTTAACGCGCATTCTCAAGGCAGCTGGGAAAAACGCATATTTACATTTCCCTGAGAAATTACCGCAAAAGCTTGAATTTATTGTTGCAGGAATTGAGGGAATTTACACTTTGCCCAGAACGGCAGTCGACCTAGCAATTATCACCGATACTGCAAGTGTAAAACGCCTAGCTGTAACAGACCAAAAATATTTTGATTCAATCGCTAATAATATTTGTATTGATCATCATGCTTCAAATTCAGGCTGGGCGAAGGAAAATTTCATTGATGCAGAGTTTGCTTCAACTTCAGAAATCATTTTATCTCTTGCTGAAACTCTTGGTGTTTACCCCTTGAGCTCGGAGATTGCGACTGCATTACTTGCTGGCGTGATGGATGATACAGGATCATTCCGCTATAGTAATACCAAGCCGGAGACATATATTCATGCCAGTCAATTAGTAGCATTTGGGGCTAGTCCGAATGCAATTTCTGAGCGACTTTATTTTGATGTTCCCGAGCGAGTGTTTAAATTACGTGCACGTGCACTGAGTAAGGTCAAGCGCCTAGATCAGACTGCCTATGTTAGTCTAACGCTAAAAGACTTAGCGGAGACTGGTTGTATCCCTGAAGATACAGATGGGATTATTGACGAACTTAGGTCTATTAGTGGCGTTCAAGTTGCGGTTTTAATCCGTGAAATGTCGTCTGAGGATCCGTCTCAAGCGCCGGGGTTTTTATGGAAGGCAAGTTTGCGTTCTAAGCGTGAAGACATTGATGTCAATAAAATCGCCGGTCAATTCGGCGGAGGCGGACATCCTGCTGCTGCTGGTTGCAAAATGCGCGGCTCATTAGAGCAAATCGAAGCCGGACTCTTAAAGGCGATCAAAGAGTATAAATAA
- a CDS encoding ribosome-binding factor A, giving the protein MATFRKQRVQELVFACLSSELRSIGQPGLELVSIQAVKMSQDLRGARVFWSALPLGAINGCITEAEQRDIELQLEAIKGQLRYRLGKELHLRYTPEIYFQFDPTPAAAEKMDLLLDRVSGDKR; this is encoded by the coding sequence ATGGCAACTTTTCGTAAACAACGTGTGCAAGAGTTAGTGTTTGCTTGTTTGAGTTCTGAGTTGCGCTCAATTGGACAGCCTGGTCTGGAATTGGTGTCGATTCAAGCTGTGAAAATGTCTCAAGATTTACGTGGCGCTAGGGTTTTCTGGAGTGCGTTACCATTAGGCGCAATCAATGGCTGTATTACTGAAGCTGAACAGCGCGACATTGAGTTACAGCTTGAGGCCATTAAGGGCCAGCTACGCTATCGATTGGGTAAGGAGTTGCATTTACGCTATACACCTGAAATATATTTCCAATTTGACCCAACACCTGCAGCTGCTGAAAAAATGGATCTCTTATTAGATCGCGTTTCTGGTGACAAACGCTAA
- the infB gene encoding translation initiation factor IF-2, producing MAKIRVYELAKELGLENKAVLDLCIQLGIGEKASHSSTINEDEADKIRRSVIRRTMGVNNESVREIKTDAGTAVERRVGNIVRRRKKSDEEIAQEEAAQQAALEHIQTQHDEAQTALANADDTQVEQVSDPIDQAVFEEVSVVPSAVEEFQEIPGETAEARSERMIDARKRHDVRTPKVLGKIELPRQLVVTRPEGRTATTATEAKATKSAPGRKKVVTESDDFEEKAKKRRKQILKKDELVDYSSTERDGWRGRKKKDKRGDEHQEGLADDVLKTTQVKKALKIDHEISVGELARQMSVKVGDVVKTLMNLGVMATINQLIDYDTATILAAEFGYATVNTGNEEEELLGQLKAEDTPDDLKLRPPIVTVMGHVDHGKTSLLDAIRQTSVAAREAGGITQHIGAYTVNLAKGGSVTFLDTPGHAAFTAMRSRGAKVTDVVVLVVAADDGVMPQTVEAINHAKAAEVPILVAVNKIDKEGANLDRIKTQLSEHGLIPEEWGGQTIFCQVSAKTKVGIKELLENLYLQADILELKANPNRSAFGTVIESALDRGRGPVMTVLVQNGTLKKGDYFLAGSLTGRVRALVSDNGEQIKEIGPGMAAEVLGASGTPLAGDEFYVMESESQARAFAASRSRKLRIQELAERAGKPLSLEAFSEMVKQGETKTLALVIKADVQGSLEAVKESVLKAGNQEVSIKVVHGGVGGITETDVQLAHASGAVILGFNIGFDSRARELAENFSVEVQFYRVIYELVESVEKAARGMLAPTLREKTLGRVEVRQTFKVPKIGLVAGSYVVDGSVERGASVRLLRDNRVLYEGKMSSLRRFKDDVREVQSGYECGIGIEGYQDIKAGDILEIFKIEEIRAV from the coding sequence ATGGCAAAAATTAGAGTTTATGAGCTAGCAAAGGAGCTCGGCCTTGAGAATAAGGCTGTGTTGGACCTTTGCATCCAACTTGGCATTGGTGAAAAAGCTTCGCACTCAAGTACGATCAATGAAGATGAAGCCGATAAAATTCGTCGCTCTGTGATTCGCCGCACCATGGGTGTGAATAATGAATCAGTTCGTGAAATTAAAACAGACGCTGGCACTGCTGTCGAAAGACGTGTCGGTAATATTGTCCGCAGACGTAAGAAATCTGACGAAGAAATCGCACAAGAAGAGGCCGCTCAGCAGGCAGCATTAGAACATATTCAAACACAGCACGACGAAGCGCAAACCGCTCTAGCTAACGCTGACGATACGCAGGTTGAGCAAGTTTCTGATCCTATCGACCAGGCTGTTTTTGAAGAAGTTTCTGTCGTTCCAAGTGCTGTTGAGGAATTTCAAGAAATTCCTGGTGAGACCGCTGAAGCACGTTCTGAGCGTATGATTGATGCGCGCAAGCGTCACGACGTAAGAACTCCTAAGGTTCTCGGCAAAATTGAATTACCGAGACAACTGGTTGTCACGCGCCCAGAAGGTAGAACTGCTACCACTGCAACTGAAGCCAAGGCAACAAAGAGCGCTCCTGGTAGAAAGAAAGTTGTTACGGAGTCAGATGATTTTGAAGAGAAGGCAAAAAAGCGCCGTAAGCAGATTTTAAAGAAAGACGAATTAGTCGACTATAGTTCAACTGAGCGTGATGGTTGGAGAGGGCGTAAAAAGAAGGATAAAAGAGGTGACGAACATCAGGAAGGCCTGGCCGACGATGTTCTGAAGACCACACAAGTCAAAAAAGCTCTGAAGATCGATCACGAAATTTCAGTTGGTGAATTGGCACGCCAGATGAGCGTTAAAGTCGGAGATGTAGTTAAGACTTTAATGAATCTTGGAGTAATGGCGACAATCAATCAATTAATTGATTACGATACGGCGACAATTCTTGCTGCGGAGTTTGGTTACGCCACGGTTAACACTGGTAATGAAGAAGAGGAACTACTTGGGCAGCTAAAAGCTGAAGATACGCCGGATGATCTTAAACTGCGTCCCCCGATTGTTACGGTGATGGGTCACGTAGACCATGGTAAGACATCGCTACTTGATGCAATTCGTCAAACGAGCGTAGCAGCGCGTGAAGCTGGCGGAATTACCCAGCATATTGGCGCGTATACCGTGAATCTTGCCAAAGGTGGTTCAGTAACTTTTCTAGATACTCCTGGTCACGCGGCATTTACTGCAATGCGTAGTCGCGGAGCTAAGGTTACAGACGTAGTGGTGTTGGTTGTTGCTGCGGATGACGGAGTCATGCCGCAAACTGTGGAAGCGATTAATCATGCTAAGGCAGCTGAAGTGCCGATTCTTGTTGCGGTGAATAAGATCGATAAGGAAGGCGCTAATCTCGACAGAATTAAAACCCAGCTTTCCGAGCATGGATTAATCCCTGAAGAATGGGGCGGACAGACAATTTTTTGTCAGGTTTCTGCGAAAACTAAAGTCGGAATTAAAGAATTACTTGAAAATCTATATCTGCAAGCAGATATTCTTGAACTTAAAGCTAATCCGAATCGTTCGGCCTTTGGAACAGTGATTGAATCTGCACTTGATCGTGGTCGTGGACCAGTGATGACTGTGCTTGTGCAAAACGGAACACTGAAGAAAGGGGATTACTTCCTCGCGGGCTCATTGACGGGGCGTGTTCGTGCACTTGTCTCAGATAACGGTGAGCAGATTAAGGAAATTGGCCCTGGCATGGCTGCTGAGGTTTTAGGTGCATCTGGAACTCCGCTTGCCGGAGATGAATTCTATGTGATGGAATCAGAATCCCAGGCTCGTGCCTTTGCTGCTTCGCGTTCGCGCAAATTGCGTATTCAAGAGCTGGCTGAACGAGCAGGTAAACCACTGAGTTTGGAAGCATTCTCGGAAATGGTTAAGCAAGGTGAGACTAAGACATTGGCGCTTGTGATTAAAGCTGACGTTCAAGGTTCGCTTGAGGCTGTCAAGGAATCAGTGCTTAAAGCCGGAAATCAGGAAGTTAGTATTAAAGTTGTGCATGGCGGAGTCGGTGGAATTACTGAGACCGACGTGCAACTCGCGCATGCCTCTGGCGCTGTGATTCTTGGTTTTAATATTGGGTTTGACTCACGTGCACGTGAATTGGCCGAGAATTTCTCTGTTGAAGTGCAGTTCTATCGAGTGATCTATGAATTAGTCGAGTCAGTAGAGAAGGCTGCTAGAGGAATGCTTGCTCCGACGCTTCGTGAAAAGACATTAGGTCGCGTCGAAGTGCGTCAAACATTTAAAGTTCCAAAGATTGGACTTGTTGCCGGATCTTATGTTGTAGATGGCTCGGTCGAGCGTGGAGCTTCTGTACGCTTATTACGCGACAATCGTGTTCTATATGAAGGCAAGATGTCGAGCTTGAGACGCTTTAAGGATGACGTCAGGGAAGTTCAAAGTGGCTATGAGTGCGGTATCGGGATTGAGGGCTATCAAGATATTAAAGCTGGCGATATTTTAGAAATATTTAAAATCGAAGAGATCCGCGCAGTTTAG
- a CDS encoding YlxR family protein translates to MISSEVDLTAPARTCLGCGKTTQKDKLIRFVLSADKTTIEVDLHKIKTGRGVYCHPEISCLTSKRFSGRVQHEFSKGNLVKRALELDLKQILSATKYEKLVARDCSDQQKKINRGAALRITAHRKKDRK, encoded by the coding sequence ATTATTAGCTCAGAAGTTGATTTAACAGCACCAGCACGTACCTGCTTAGGGTGCGGGAAGACGACACAAAAAGATAAACTGATACGTTTTGTGTTGAGCGCTGACAAAACAACAATTGAGGTGGATTTGCATAAAATTAAGACTGGACGTGGTGTTTACTGTCACCCTGAAATTTCATGCTTGACAAGTAAACGCTTTAGCGGGCGCGTACAACACGAGTTCTCCAAGGGTAACTTAGTAAAACGTGCGCTAGAGTTAGATCTTAAGCAGATCTTAAGTGCAACCAAATACGAAAAGCTTGTGGCACGAGATTGCTCTGACCAGCAAAAAAAGATTAATCGCGGAGCAGCGTTGAGGATTACGGCGCACCGCAAAAAGGATAGGAAATAA
- the nusA gene encoding transcription termination/antitermination protein NusA, producing the protein MRFDLEPVINQVSRDKGIDKKVLVEALESAVLSAAKKHFGHNRNLEASYNEETGEIEVLEFRTVVDDVKDDATQVSFADARRDYDPDCEVGDELGRKLNSEELGRIAAQTAKQVIIQKLRDAERDVIFDEYKGRKGEVVNGIVQRFERGNTIVNLGKTDAVLPSREQIQRERYRQGDRIRAMILDIDAEARGPQVILTRSHPDFMRKLFEIEVPEIAESIVELKSVAREPGERAKVAVYSNDPNVDPVGACVGIKGSRVQAVVSELRGERIDIVTWTPDAPSFVARALAPADVVRVVVDEDEHSMEVVVVDDQLSLAIGRGGQNVKLASKLTGWRIDVRSESVAEEETKRARDSLQSITGIGFGEAELLFQEGFRSIREVAQAPFEELSAIEGLDADRVKLIWEESKKLVAQAAAESGEDLDDLQISDIDQLALPIEIRTALLSNEINTIQKLTEMSEDDLVSVTGLDQDQIKMVQQATDSFLKFDVKSL; encoded by the coding sequence ATGCGTTTTGATTTAGAACCTGTGATTAACCAGGTAAGTCGCGACAAGGGAATTGACAAGAAGGTCTTGGTGGAGGCGCTGGAGTCGGCTGTGCTCAGCGCGGCGAAAAAGCACTTCGGTCATAACCGCAATCTTGAAGCAAGTTATAACGAGGAAACAGGTGAGATTGAGGTGCTTGAATTTCGCACCGTCGTAGATGACGTTAAGGACGATGCAACGCAAGTTAGTTTTGCCGATGCGCGTCGTGATTATGACCCCGACTGTGAAGTAGGCGATGAGCTTGGTCGTAAGCTTAACTCTGAGGAGCTTGGTCGTATTGCAGCGCAGACTGCGAAGCAAGTAATCATTCAAAAACTTCGTGACGCAGAACGTGACGTGATTTTTGATGAATATAAAGGTCGTAAGGGCGAGGTTGTAAATGGTATTGTGCAGCGTTTTGAGCGCGGCAATACCATTGTTAACCTTGGTAAGACGGATGCAGTTCTACCTTCACGTGAACAAATTCAGCGCGAACGCTACCGCCAAGGTGATCGCATTCGTGCCATGATTTTAGATATTGATGCCGAAGCACGCGGGCCGCAAGTGATTCTTACCCGTAGTCACCCAGACTTCATGCGGAAGCTTTTTGAAATTGAAGTTCCAGAAATTGCTGAAAGCATTGTTGAATTGAAAAGCGTAGCTCGTGAGCCGGGGGAGCGTGCCAAAGTTGCCGTATATTCAAACGATCCAAATGTGGACCCAGTTGGTGCTTGCGTGGGAATCAAAGGATCGCGCGTGCAAGCTGTTGTTTCTGAATTACGCGGGGAACGAATCGATATTGTTACCTGGACGCCAGATGCCCCGAGTTTTGTCGCACGGGCCTTGGCACCAGCAGACGTTGTGCGCGTTGTTGTCGATGAAGATGAGCATTCAATGGAAGTTGTTGTGGTTGATGATCAGCTTTCTTTGGCAATCGGCCGCGGTGGTCAGAACGTGAAACTAGCTTCTAAGCTAACTGGCTGGCGTATTGATGTGCGCAGTGAGTCAGTTGCTGAAGAAGAGACTAAGCGTGCACGTGATTCATTACAGTCAATCACTGGTATTGGTTTTGGCGAAGCAGAGCTACTTTTCCAAGAGGGCTTCCGTTCAATTCGTGAAGTTGCGCAGGCTCCTTTTGAAGAGCTCTCTGCCATCGAAGGGCTTGATGCGGATCGCGTTAAACTAATCTGGGAAGAGTCTAAAAAGCTCGTTGCACAAGCGGCTGCTGAATCCGGTGAAGATCTCGATGACTTGCAGATTTCGGATATCGACCAATTGGCTTTACCAATTGAAATCCGTACTGCCTTGTTAAGTAACGAGATTAATACCATCCAGAAGCTCACCGAAATGAGCGAGGATGATTTAGTTTCAGTAACTGGATTAGATCAGGATCAGATCAAAATGGTTCAACAGGCAACCGATTCGTTTCTGAAATTTGATGTGAAAAGCCTTTAA
- the greA gene encoding transcription elongation factor GreA, which yields MSDKTPMTSRSHKFLQEELQRLKSVERPKASQAIAEARAHGDLSENAEYDAAKEHQGMLEARIRQLESRLGTAMVVEISKLSGTTVVFGATVELLDLESDAKRKVTIVGEDEANADKGLISYLSPLARALIGKRKDDVVAVNLPSGVREYEVSSVCFVAEY from the coding sequence ATGTCCGATAAAACACCAATGACTTCACGCAGCCATAAATTTCTGCAAGAAGAATTACAACGTTTGAAATCAGTCGAACGCCCCAAAGCCTCACAAGCAATTGCTGAAGCGCGGGCGCATGGTGATTTGTCAGAAAACGCTGAGTACGATGCGGCCAAAGAACATCAAGGTATGCTCGAAGCGCGGATCAGGCAACTCGAGTCTCGTTTGGGCACAGCGATGGTTGTGGAGATCTCAAAATTAAGCGGAACTACAGTAGTCTTTGGGGCAACAGTTGAACTGTTGGATCTGGAAAGTGATGCTAAGCGTAAAGTCACAATTGTTGGCGAAGATGAAGCCAATGCCGATAAGGGCTTGATATCATATCTTTCCCCGCTAGCGCGCGCGCTAATTGGGAAAAGAAAAGATGACGTAGTTGCTGTCAATCTTCCAAGTGGAGTGCGCGAGTATGAAGTCTCTAGCGTATGCTTTGTTGCGGAATATTAG